In Ignavibacteriales bacterium, the following are encoded in one genomic region:
- a CDS encoding T9SS type A sorting domain-containing protein, whose amino-acid sequence MKRLLFLALVTLFAMNLQAAEHKTIKRFNKLTNTWVETPLVSVRDIQLVPQDSLTLAETLPISNTAQWKLQAADRVRTVSANDDTVTVDAIVVVPTNVITYTARGKTLLLYDTLPVVSSWGGLLARSENADSAAMVSAGYFNLEQGDRILITGVVQEFPAGQLYSATQLKPLPGFEITFKGKAALPTPIRKNVSDFYVGQSPGGAVKFTSGEQYEGMLVELVNLTCDARINTSRGTISMVDASGNQISTYDCSRYFTFGSPTDHPFGPDPVWQATFPTVGQRVDTIRGFITTASGMEGERGYRIAPLFYGDVVLGISLPTVTYHRRYPVAVTSLDSVLVQATVRYNQGGFGIYRAVLIKSINNGPWVADTMTMVTSDSTYQSYIIDSEYNPYPAGTEVKYFFKGIDTVGNEQILANSDPRFSTDTSKGFFFYKVIDGPMSVKDVQYTPYKNGRSPYYGGQVTVSGTITADTTDLMKTPHSSLTGTGVWYIQTGNTPWSGIWVAAADSVLRGYMKGDSIRFKAYVSENDNVTQLYNVSDVTLLATGRKVPDPVLLTTSTFASASTTAEQWEGMLVKFVNLTVNNAAPYFSDPQIYEVDNSSNPIYVNADGLHSYGVIAGDTSAGIKNKILHTGDKIDTLIGIIYYSVNRWNIDPRTNSDFRGVGDTYTFPPGWNMVSVPKTQEPSANYALSNLFPGFTGNAFYYEGTYKSTTQLNIQKGYWMKFPATKTVRQIGKPRTLDTLAIVEGWNMVGALSANALAADFSVLPVTNTLSTFFRFEGGYQISDTIKPTFGYWVKATENGYLIMNTGGGLAKFNPAVPIIVDFNTITISDRDGNNQVLYFGEDAERKIDLNRFELPPAAMEATSFDARFGTGGIVATYAKNIVEPVEYPITINTENSPLSISWNIKDQTGKSFVLADYNNGKTFKTKELVGTGSAQFTKTGNSKLNIKVLNGGTLPKEFSLSENFPNPFNPSTRLQVAMPKAARLQVVVYNLLGQKVSTLVDEVKEAGYHTVEWNASSVASGVYFIRMNADAFSAVRKIMLMK is encoded by the coding sequence ATGAAACGATTGCTATTCTTAGCTCTTGTTACATTGTTCGCGATGAATTTACAAGCCGCAGAGCATAAGACAATAAAGCGATTCAACAAACTAACAAACACTTGGGTAGAGACACCGCTTGTCTCTGTACGTGATATTCAATTGGTGCCGCAAGATTCTCTCACACTTGCAGAGACACTGCCAATAAGTAACACTGCACAGTGGAAATTGCAAGCCGCCGATCGTGTACGAACAGTTTCAGCCAATGATGATACTGTTACCGTGGATGCGATTGTAGTAGTTCCAACAAATGTTATTACATATACGGCGCGAGGAAAAACATTATTGTTGTACGACACACTTCCAGTAGTGAGCTCATGGGGTGGACTTCTCGCGCGTTCAGAAAACGCAGACTCTGCCGCAATGGTCTCCGCAGGTTATTTTAATCTTGAGCAAGGTGACAGGATATTAATTACCGGCGTGGTCCAGGAGTTTCCAGCCGGACAATTATATAGTGCAACCCAGCTAAAACCTCTTCCAGGATTTGAGATTACTTTTAAGGGTAAAGCTGCCCTGCCTACGCCGATCCGGAAGAATGTTTCTGATTTCTATGTTGGCCAATCTCCGGGTGGAGCTGTTAAATTTACAAGCGGGGAACAATACGAAGGTATGCTGGTTGAATTGGTAAATTTAACTTGCGATGCGCGCATCAATACAAGTCGTGGCACAATAAGTATGGTTGATGCATCCGGGAATCAAATTTCAACATACGATTGCTCCCGATATTTCACTTTCGGATCCCCAACAGATCATCCTTTCGGTCCGGATCCTGTTTGGCAAGCAACTTTTCCAACTGTTGGGCAGCGGGTGGATACAATACGAGGATTTATAACGACAGCTAGCGGGATGGAAGGTGAACGAGGATACCGTATTGCTCCACTATTTTATGGTGATGTTGTTTTAGGTATTTCATTACCCACGGTTACATATCATCGTAGATATCCGGTTGCAGTTACTTCACTCGACAGTGTACTCGTCCAAGCAACGGTTCGATATAACCAAGGTGGTTTCGGAATATATAGAGCAGTTTTAATTAAAAGCATCAACAACGGACCATGGGTTGCAGATACGATGACTATGGTAACTTCAGATTCAACTTATCAATCATATATTATCGATTCAGAGTACAATCCGTATCCGGCGGGGACTGAAGTAAAATATTTCTTTAAAGGAATTGATACAGTAGGCAATGAACAGATACTTGCCAATTCAGATCCCAGGTTCAGTACCGACACGAGTAAAGGATTCTTCTTCTATAAGGTTATCGATGGTCCAATGAGTGTTAAAGATGTTCAATACACTCCTTATAAAAACGGCAGAAGTCCGTACTACGGTGGTCAAGTTACAGTGTCGGGGACTATAACTGCGGATACAACGGATTTGATGAAAACACCCCATTCAAGTTTAACGGGTACAGGTGTTTGGTATATCCAAACCGGTAACACTCCATGGAGCGGTATTTGGGTGGCTGCTGCCGATTCTGTTCTGCGCGGGTATATGAAAGGCGATAGCATTCGTTTTAAAGCGTATGTAAGCGAGAACGACAATGTTACACAATTGTACAATGTCTCAGATGTTACACTTCTTGCAACGGGACGTAAAGTCCCAGATCCTGTTCTACTGACAACCAGTACTTTTGCCTCAGCTTCAACAACCGCGGAACAGTGGGAAGGTATGTTAGTAAAGTTTGTCAACCTCACTGTCAATAACGCGGCACCATATTTTTCCGATCCCCAAATCTATGAAGTTGATAACAGCTCAAATCCGATTTATGTGAACGCTGATGGTTTACATTCATACGGCGTAATAGCAGGGGATACAAGCGCAGGAATAAAAAATAAAATTCTCCATACAGGGGATAAAATTGACACCCTCATCGGTATAATATATTACAGCGTAAATCGTTGGAATATTGACCCTAGAACAAATTCAGATTTTCGTGGTGTTGGAGATACGTACACATTCCCGCCCGGATGGAATATGGTCTCGGTTCCCAAAACACAAGAGCCATCGGCAAATTACGCGCTTTCAAATTTATTCCCGGGCTTTACGGGTAATGCATTTTATTATGAAGGCACCTACAAATCTACAACGCAACTCAACATCCAAAAAGGTTACTGGATGAAATTTCCCGCAACCAAAACTGTGCGCCAGATCGGCAAACCGCGCACGCTTGATACGCTTGCAATAGTAGAAGGATGGAATATGGTCGGTGCGCTTTCGGCGAATGCCTTAGCTGCTGATTTCTCTGTATTACCTGTAACAAACACGCTCAGTACCTTCTTCCGTTTCGAAGGCGGATACCAGATCAGTGACACAATAAAACCTACATTTGGTTATTGGGTGAAAGCAACAGAAAATGGTTATCTTATTATGAACACCGGAGGCGGTTTGGCGAAATTCAATCCCGCTGTTCCAATAATCGTTGATTTCAATACTATTACAATCAGCGATCGTGACGGTAACAATCAGGTCCTTTATTTTGGCGAAGATGCCGAGAGAAAAATCGATCTGAACCGATTCGAATTACCGCCGGCAGCTATGGAAGCAACATCGTTCGACGCGCGTTTTGGAACAGGCGGCATTGTTGCTACATACGCGAAAAATATTGTTGAGCCGGTTGAGTATCCGATAACGATCAATACGGAAAACAGCCCGCTCTCAATTAGTTGGAACATCAAAGATCAAACCGGTAAGTCATTCGTTCTTGCCGATTACAACAACGGTAAAACATTCAAGACGAAAGAACTTGTCGGCACCGGCTCGGCTCAATTCACGAAAACCGGAAACAGCAAGTTAAATATTAAAGTTCTTAACGGCGGAACATTGCCTAAAGAATTTTCGTTGAGCGAAAACTTCCCGAATCCGTTCAACCCATCAACACGTTTGCAGGTTGCCATGCCTAAAGCGGCACGCTTGCAGGTTGTTGTTTACAATCTGTTGGGTCAAAAGGTATCGACTCTTGTTGATGAAGTGAAAGAAGCCGGTTATCATACAGTTGAGTGGAATGCTTCATCTGTGGCAAGCGGTGTTTACTTTATCCGCATGAACGCAGATGCATTCAGCGCGGTTCGTAAAATTATGCTGATGAAGTAA
- a CDS encoding T9SS type A sorting domain-containing protein, with product MKHIFTIVLLFVAVLMLGGTTSAQLLLVEDFNYPSGDTVEMHGWTVFSGANSNPLTIQSTAALTYSGYANSGIGNGLNMANSGEDAYKLLSTPVTSGTYYMAAMVNISAALTGDYFLSPYCTGGTGGGYFGRIFAKSDGAGGFYFGVSKNVSSSTANYEATARSFGTTYLIVLKYTFNTGSATDDLVDFWVNPAIGGLEPAATIAGVGATQSDVTNALGLNTISIRQATSTGSPTLKIDGIRVGTSWAAVVASPSSSASDILAAGNETSNIDYASYQSASVTTTSDALRVFSFTVRDGGGSPDGDTYPTILSGITFNKGAGNGVTNWANTIRQAALFNGSTKVAEVSVTGETIVFSGMSGADVTAADDGSTTLDLYLTFESAVTDNQQFEFQVTNTNVTPASSGSSTFTGFTAQTSSVTGDANRLEVTATKLAFSTQPPVSVAVNNSFSSAVEARDANENVDADYATNFDLSVATGTGTLSSVTGLSQAPTSGAASWSDLKYNTAETGVSIQAASGSLTSATSNTFDVTGASAASDVVAGVLTIPLEISSLDDTQAEEVAMFDFTVRDGGGSADADPFATIVTALSVVPGSLNNISDWSTYVLGAELYDGASLVGTGTVSAASIAFSGSPLASVADDGSTTLTLKLWLKNPLPVGADGKMFQAKINQNTDVTLDPLGSMMVAGGSDVVGGTGTEVSVNATELRFVANIANTKVSTNFTASAKATDANGNIDVDFVAAVTFAKASGTGNLTGTTAPLAVLGVATTTDLQLDAGGAYTLSADAAGLTGATSNSFVVETPTAVFKVANVLGDTLMWRDPTTWFVETGFDADNIPDNDYVYLNNDYKTGSYVVKIGYMTTSDSFYTMQIGYPGNTNEIKLLIPYVSTSQASTSFRYGDGLVGNIDLLIDEGGVLQNNTARTSGNNLFVRGYTPANDTTLIRTGGKYLHMTLATTSFVKTLSNRLDGDYGIFEWACPASVAAPSITSSMIWYPHLVFSGVNGATVYKLYTSSTPGPMYVKGNITINSGIADTMNITGSYAVALFGNIINNGSMAFTTSPLIVRGTAPQTISGNPVYLGNGMVMANAAGLTLGNDLTVKGGTVQATGTYNFDKGGAIFETLTCAGAISTGLNTVYLNPAGALNEGDNPIQGNVSATRTAVQATNELFGGIGFEINAADAAPGVTTVVRKNGVASTGNGNQSILRYYDVTPTNNTGLNATTSFSYATGELNSLDENTLMLFKSEDGGTTWSGKAGTVNSPLNKITATGINSFSRWTAGSYNSPLFISHTITVMKIEDKDGDLNTTGDQVPKKWRLNLYQGATLINSQNLNTGVMVTPNLEAGTYTATEEDSIGWLHLGVRVNGVLTTGSMNTADVTVSGGVSAEIIFYNQKASSLTAKKYRDYDGDAGTTADQVATPWGLSIYKGTISEGTLVLSTTTGEAAITDIQAGTYIVVEEDKGSAWKRINGNLAIRDTVIVAGGDDAVVTFVNFKPNSLTIRKVKDSDGKLSTNNDRVLAPWHLEVRRGTISGALVASSDNGSLDVPNLGDDTYVIVESDSANWINLGYTINSTDHASTDNNYTIALSDGMNTIFDFVNAPPIYSNMYRSFDPDSIAQSKDLKLKYKYIARKANADEFVFDLTAPDTAALTLKFSMLSTGVVLNGVDTVGTWTSAKLATTSAIDSGDVVTVIGWGYSGKPVKTGYSWATLPKATKGTVGKEAGTYTMNQPRLPMPNRLNAVNDLFALAQFPTGLQVGMDKSSPDSTKLFGWLSAKKYSDVAKTLNDGKTTHTTPAHSLDAWTSTGKPLLKMQKSLPPTKFNNVLLAQMIALKLNITASNLEMIPLGFGELMFDDATLTPPVGAPVLNGMMVREIASLVDSLMMGWAHVDTIIKGKPVYSRHFHDPAVMAFLNTAVTKINNAFEGQLDTTSFASALVFTGAKKLIDVPYLKGSSVVPAKIVPDYTMLEQIPEAYKLHQNYPNPFNPTTMIQFDLPEEAFVTLKVYNLLGQEVATLFNREQMSEGTQEVEFSASSFASGVYFYRLSAEGIGEEGTTSGTFNSVHKMILVK from the coding sequence ATGAAACATATATTTACAATTGTTCTTCTATTCGTCGCTGTATTGATGTTAGGTGGTACGACATCAGCTCAATTGCTTTTAGTAGAAGATTTTAATTATCCTTCAGGCGATACCGTTGAAATGCATGGTTGGACAGTTTTTAGCGGTGCTAATAGTAATCCTTTAACTATTCAATCAACGGCAGCACTGACATATTCAGGTTATGCAAATTCAGGAATCGGTAATGGTCTTAACATGGCAAATTCTGGTGAAGATGCATATAAACTATTATCTACACCTGTCACTTCTGGTACATACTATATGGCTGCCATGGTGAATATTAGCGCCGCTTTAACAGGAGATTATTTCCTGAGTCCATATTGTACAGGTGGTACTGGTGGAGGTTATTTTGGACGAATATTTGCAAAATCAGACGGAGCAGGAGGATTCTATTTTGGAGTTTCAAAAAATGTTAGTAGTTCTACAGCCAATTATGAAGCTACTGCAAGATCATTTGGTACAACATATCTCATAGTTCTGAAATATACGTTTAATACTGGTTCAGCAACTGATGATTTGGTCGATTTCTGGGTCAATCCCGCAATTGGTGGTTTAGAACCAGCAGCAACGATCGCCGGTGTTGGTGCTACTCAGAGTGATGTTACCAATGCATTAGGATTAAATACTATTTCCATAAGGCAGGCAACATCTACCGGTTCTCCTACATTAAAGATTGATGGTATACGAGTTGGAACATCATGGGCAGCGGTTGTGGCTTCTCCGTCGAGTTCTGCTTCTGATATTTTGGCAGCTGGGAACGAAACATCTAACATTGATTATGCCTCATATCAATCTGCATCAGTAACAACAACCTCAGATGCACTCCGCGTATTCTCGTTTACAGTCCGTGATGGTGGCGGAAGTCCGGATGGTGATACATATCCAACAATTTTAAGCGGTATTACATTTAACAAAGGCGCCGGTAATGGCGTTACAAATTGGGCAAACACAATCCGCCAGGCAGCTCTCTTCAACGGCTCCACTAAAGTTGCTGAAGTTAGCGTTACAGGCGAGACAATTGTGTTCTCTGGTATGTCCGGTGCAGATGTAACTGCGGCGGATGACGGCTCAACAACTCTCGATTTATATTTAACATTTGAATCGGCAGTAACAGATAATCAACAATTTGAATTTCAGGTTACGAATACAAACGTTACGCCTGCTAGCTCAGGCAGTTCAACATTCACCGGGTTCACTGCGCAAACAAGCAGTGTAACGGGTGATGCAAACCGCCTTGAAGTGACAGCGACAAAATTGGCATTCTCAACACAACCGCCAGTGTCGGTCGCAGTGAATAATTCATTCTCATCCGCTGTTGAAGCGAGAGATGCAAATGAAAACGTCGATGCTGATTATGCAACCAACTTTGATTTAAGCGTTGCAACAGGCACAGGAACATTATCATCAGTTACCGGTTTATCACAAGCTCCAACATCTGGCGCGGCATCATGGTCAGATTTAAAATATAACACTGCCGAAACAGGTGTAAGCATACAAGCCGCATCGGGCAGTTTAACAAGCGCAACATCGAACACATTCGATGTTACAGGTGCTTCAGCAGCATCGGATGTTGTTGCAGGTGTTTTAACAATACCATTAGAAATTTCTTCGCTCGATGATACACAAGCCGAAGAAGTTGCTATGTTCGATTTCACAGTCCGCGATGGCGGCGGTTCAGCAGATGCCGATCCTTTTGCAACAATCGTAACCGCTCTTAGTGTTGTACCGGGTTCGTTAAATAATATCTCCGACTGGTCAACATACGTTCTCGGTGCTGAGTTATACGATGGCGCTTCATTAGTCGGCACGGGAACAGTATCAGCTGCAAGTATCGCATTCAGCGGTTCACCGTTGGCGAGTGTTGCAGATGATGGAAGCACAACTTTAACATTGAAATTATGGTTGAAGAATCCGTTACCAGTTGGAGCAGATGGAAAAATGTTCCAAGCCAAAATTAATCAGAATACAGACGTAACACTTGATCCATTAGGTTCTATGATGGTGGCAGGTGGATCAGATGTAGTTGGTGGAACAGGAACAGAAGTTTCTGTCAACGCAACGGAATTAAGATTCGTTGCAAACATCGCCAACACAAAAGTTTCAACTAATTTCACAGCGAGTGCAAAGGCAACAGATGCAAACGGAAATATTGATGTCGATTTTGTGGCAGCAGTAACTTTTGCAAAAGCAAGTGGTACAGGTAATTTAACCGGAACAACCGCTCCATTAGCAGTTCTTGGTGTTGCAACGACAACAGATCTGCAATTAGATGCAGGCGGAGCTTATACACTTTCTGCCGATGCAGCCGGATTAACCGGAGCTACTTCTAACAGCTTTGTAGTTGAAACGCCAACCGCCGTATTCAAAGTTGCAAACGTTTTAGGCGATACACTTATGTGGCGTGATCCCACAACCTGGTTTGTGGAGACGGGATTTGATGCCGATAATATTCCAGATAACGATTATGTTTATCTTAATAATGATTATAAAACTGGCAGTTATGTTGTGAAGATTGGTTACATGACAACTTCAGATTCATTCTACACAATGCAAATCGGCTATCCCGGAAATACAAACGAAATAAAATTATTAATCCCATACGTAAGCACATCTCAGGCAAGCACATCATTCAGGTATGGTGATGGATTGGTTGGGAATATCGATCTGCTTATTGACGAAGGTGGAGTGCTTCAGAATAACACGGCACGTACCAGCGGCAATAATCTTTTTGTCAGAGGTTACACACCTGCAAACGATACAACATTAATCCGCACCGGCGGTAAATATCTCCATATGACATTAGCAACCACAAGCTTTGTGAAAACATTGAGCAACAGGTTGGATGGCGATTATGGTATTTTCGAGTGGGCATGTCCTGCATCAGTAGCCGCTCCGTCAATTACATCTTCCATGATCTGGTATCCGCATTTGGTATTTAGCGGTGTTAATGGAGCAACAGTTTATAAATTGTACACAAGCTCTACTCCCGGACCAATGTATGTAAAAGGTAATATCACCATAAACTCAGGTATTGCAGATACAATGAACATTACCGGTAGTTATGCTGTGGCATTATTCGGCAACATCATTAATAACGGTTCAATGGCATTCACGACATCGCCATTGATAGTCAGAGGAACTGCACCACAAACTATTTCCGGTAATCCTGTTTATCTTGGTAACGGAATGGTTATGGCTAATGCCGCAGGCTTAACGCTCGGCAACGATTTAACAGTAAAAGGTGGTACAGTACAAGCAACAGGTACTTATAACTTTGATAAAGGCGGCGCAATTTTCGAAACATTAACATGCGCAGGAGCTATATCAACAGGATTAAATACAGTTTATTTAAATCCTGCGGGAGCTTTAAATGAAGGCGACAATCCAATTCAAGGTAACGTATCAGCAACCCGAACCGCTGTTCAGGCGACTAACGAACTGTTCGGAGGTATCGGATTCGAGATTAACGCGGCTGATGCGGCACCCGGTGTTACAACCGTTGTACGTAAAAACGGCGTTGCATCAACAGGTAACGGCAATCAATCGATTCTTCGTTACTATGATGTTACACCTACAAACAATACCGGATTGAATGCAACAACTTCATTCAGTTATGCGACTGGTGAATTGAATAGTCTTGATGAAAACACATTAATGCTCTTCAAATCGGAAGATGGCGGAACGACATGGTCTGGTAAAGCAGGAACCGTTAATTCTCCATTGAATAAGATCACAGCAACTGGCATAAATTCATTCTCACGCTGGACTGCCGGTTCGTACAACAGTCCGCTCTTCATCTCTCACACAATTACAGTCATGAAGATAGAAGATAAAGACGGTGATCTCAACACAACAGGCGATCAAGTACCGAAAAAATGGCGCTTGAATCTTTATCAGGGTGCAACACTTATCAATTCTCAAAACCTCAACACCGGTGTTATGGTAACACCGAATCTTGAGGCGGGAACATACACAGCGACAGAGGAAGATAGCATTGGCTGGTTGCATCTCGGCGTTCGTGTGAACGGCGTTCTGACAACCGGATCAATGAATACCGCCGATGTTACGGTCTCGGGTGGTGTATCTGCAGAAATAATATTCTATAATCAGAAGGCAAGCAGCTTAACCGCGAAAAAATATCGCGATTACGACGGTGATGCCGGAACAACAGCAGATCAGGTTGCAACACCATGGGGTCTTTCGATTTACAAAGGAACGATCAGTGAAGGAACACTCGTTCTCTCCACAACTACCGGTGAAGCAGCAATCACAGATATCCAAGCCGGAACATATATCGTTGTTGAAGAAGACAAGGGATCCGCATGGAAACGCATCAACGGTAACCTTGCAATAAGGGACACAGTAATAGTTGCAGGTGGTGATGATGCGGTAGTTACATTCGTTAACTTCAAACCGAATTCGTTAACAATTCGGAAAGTTAAAGATAGCGATGGTAAACTATCGACAAATAACGATCGCGTTCTTGCTCCGTGGCACCTCGAAGTTCGTCGCGGTACAATCAGCGGTGCATTGGTTGCTTCAAGCGACAATGGATCGTTAGATGTTCCGAACCTTGGTGATGATACATACGTGATAGTCGAATCTGACAGCGCGAATTGGATCAACCTCGGTTACACAATTAATTCAACCGATCATGCCAGCACCGATAACAATTACACAATTGCTCTCAGCGATGGTATGAACACAATATTCGATTTCGTAAATGCTCCTCCGATCTATAGCAACATGTACCGTTCATTCGATCCTGACAGCATAGCGCAATCGAAAGATCTAAAACTGAAATACAAATACATCGCTCGCAAAGCCAACGCGGATGAGTTTGTATTCGACTTAACAGCACCGGATACTGCCGCGTTAACACTCAAATTCTCAATGTTGTCGACAGGCGTAGTATTAAACGGTGTTGATACTGTTGGTACATGGACAAGCGCGAAGCTTGCAACCACCTCAGCAATCGATAGCGGCGACGTAGTAACCGTAATTGGCTGGGGTTATAGTGGTAAACCGGTAAAGACAGGTTATTCATGGGCAACATTACCAAAGGCAACAAAAGGCACAGTAGGTAAGGAAGCCGGTACATACACAATGAACCAACCGCGCTTACCGATGCCGAACAGGTTGAATGCAGTAAACGATCTGTTCGCGTTAGCTCAATTCCCAACCGGATTACAAGTCGGTATGGATAAGAGCAGTCCGGATAGCACAAAGCTGTTCGGATGGTTAAGTGCTAAGAAGTACAGCGATGTGGCAAAGACGTTGAATGATGGTAAAACCACTCATACAACACCGGCACATAGCTTGGATGCTTGGACAAGCACAGGCAAGCCGTTGTTGAAGATGCAAAAATCACTGCCACCAACAAAGTTCAACAACGTGTTGTTAGCACAGATGATAGCGTTGAAGTTAAACATCACAGCCAGTAATCTGGAAATGATACCTCTTGGTTTTGGTGAATTAATGTTCGACGATGCAACGTTAACACCACCAGTAGGCGCTCCCGTACTTAACGGTATGATGGTGAGAGAAATTGCCTCATTAGTCGATTCGTTGATGATGGGCTGGGCACATGTTGATACAATCATCAAAGGTAAACCGGTATACAGCCGTCATTTCCACGATCCGGCAGTAATGGCATTTTTGAATACGGCAGTAACCAAAATTAACAACGCGTTCGAAGGTCAGTTAGACACAACCAGCTTTGCTTCCGCATTAGTATTCACAGGAGCAAAGAAGCTGATTGACGTACCATACTTGAAGGGTTCAAGTGTAGTACCGGCAAAGATAGTACCGGATTACACGATGTTGGAACAGATACCGGAAGCTTATAAGTTACATCAGAACTATCCGAATCCGTTCAACCCGACAACAATGATACAGTTCGACTTACCTGAAGAAGCGTTTGTAACGTTGAAAGTATACAACCTGCTCGGACAGGAAGTAGCAACATTGTTCAATCGCGAACAAATGAGTGAAGGAACGCAAGAAGTAGAGTTCAGCGCATCGAGCTTTGCTTCGGGTGTATACTTCTACAGATTATCGGCTGAAGGAATAGGCGAAGAGGGAACAACCTCCGGCACATTCAATTCAGTCCATAAGATGATTCTGGTGAAGTAA